In Sphaeramia orbicularis chromosome 14, fSphaOr1.1, whole genome shotgun sequence, the following are encoded in one genomic region:
- the jakmip2 gene encoding janus kinase and microtubule-interacting protein 2, which produces MAKKGRTKGEKPEALISSLQAANEDLRSKLTDIQIELHQEKCKVSKLERDKVQEVKRVREQEQHRHTAMLTEQRAKWHEDKQKELQALRENLTRQHEQELARHAKIKDQENQRLKAALSAMRDGSGEKVRTALTLEAKEEARRFFDQERVKLLQEIAELKSTKKQTDEALSNMIQADKMKAGDLRVEHQQHQEQISKIKWDCERDIRRLVDEIKSKDRTIFALEKELESTAGFLQKLQLQKDALDEQLFLVKEAECGLGSPKREIPGRAGDGAEHCGSPDLRRNQRRIAELNSTIRKLEDRNSLLVDERNELLKRVRESEKQCKPLLDKNKLLNKRNDDLTQAIQKLEEKLKSLAKENLEMKEKISSHPPLKKLKSLNDLDQAHDDQEIAFLKLQVLEQQSMIDELTRDREKLLRKKRHKRSSRPIKRHIVVDTFFGYDEESMDSETSSVASFRMDRTPATPDEDLEEGIANEESELRFRQLTREYQALQRAYALLQEQKGGILDAEMEAKAHEQLQADVLRYKAKIEDLEKELTLKGQDSKWVEEKQLFLRRNQELLEKVEKMEAECSRAQQELQDSKDQNELLEFRILELEERERRSPPFNHLRMHPFSEGVSALQIYCMKEGVKDVCIPDLIKLLDILGDNGNLRNEEQVAIIQASTVLSLAEKWIQQIEGTEAALHQKMMDLEIEMEMFCKQKGYLEEELDYRKQALDQAYMQIQELEATLYNALQQDKVIKYGEPLDELQRDELRTAVEKLRRQMLRKSREYDCQILQERMELLHQAHQRIRDLEDKTEIQRRQIKDLEEKFLFLFLFFSLAFILWP; this is translated from the exons ATGGCCAAGAAAGGGCGTACGAAGGGCGAGAAGCCTGAAGCGCTCATCTCTTCCCTACAAGCAGCCAATGAAGATCTCAGGTCGAAGCTAACTGACATTCAGATAGAGCTACACCAAGAAAAATGCAAG GTGAGCAAGTTGGAGCGCGACAAGGTGCAGGAGGTGAAGCGCGTGCGAGAGCAGGAGCAGCACCGTCACACTGCCATGTTAACGGAGCAGCGGGCCAAGTGGCACGAGGACAAGCAGAAAGAGCTCCAGGCTCTCAGGGAAAACCTGACACGGCAACATGAGCAGGAGCTGGCCCGCCATGCCAAAATTAAAGACCAAGAGAACCAGAGGCTCAAAGCTGCACTGAGCGCCATGCGTGATGGCAGCGGAGAGAAG GTGCGTACTGCACTAACCCTGGAGGCCAAGGAAGAGGCCCGGCGATTCTTTGACCAGGAGAGAGTAAAGCTCCTCCAGGAGATAGCAGAGCTAAAGTCTACGAAGAAGCAGACTGACGAGGCTCTCAGTAACATGATCCAAGCTGACAAGATGAAGGCTGGTGATCTGCGGGTGGAGCACCAGCAGCACCAAGAGCAGATCTCAAAGATCAAGTGGGACTGTGAGAGGGACATCCGCAGACTG GTTGATGAAATCAAATCTAAAGACCGTACCATCTTTGCTCTGGAGAAGGAACTCGAGTCAACAGCAGGGTTCTTGCAGAAGCTGCAGCTTCAGAAAGATGCCCTGGATGAGCAATTGTTCCTTGTCAAggaggctgaatgtggccttgGAAGTCCAAAAAGGGAGATCCCAGGGAGAGCAGGAGATGGAGCAGAGCACTGTGGAAGCCCA GATCTGAGGAGAAACCAGAGGCGCATTGCTGAGCTCAACTCAACTATACGTAAATTAGAAGACCGCAACTCACTGCTGGTGGATGAGAGGAATGAACTG CTGAAGCGAGTTAGAGAGTCGGAAAAGCAGTGCAAGCCCCTGCTGGACAAGAACAAGCTGCTAAATAAAAGGAACGATGACTTGACCCAGGCCATCCAGAAGCTGGAGGAGAAACTTAAAAGTCTGGCCAAGGAGAACCTTGAGATG AAGGAGAAGATCAGCTCCCACCCCCCATTAAAGAAGCTTAAGTCTCTAAATGACCTGGACCAGGCTCATGATGACCAGGAAATAGCCTTTCTCAAGCTTCAGGTCCTGGAGCAACAAAGCATGATTGATGAGCTGACAagg GATCGAGAAAAACTTCTTAGAAAGAAAAGGCATAAAAGAAGCTCCAGGCCGATTAAG AGACACATTGTAGTAGACACTTTCTTTGGATATGATGAAGAGTCTATGGACTCTGAGACATCGTCAGTGGCTTCATTTCGGATGGACCGAACTCCAGCTACTCCCGATGAAGACCTGGAGGAG GGCATAGCCAATGAGGAGTCGGAGCTGCGTTTCCGTCAGCTGACCAGGGAATACCAGGCTTTACAGCGAGCGTATGCCCTGCTGCAGGAACAGAAAGGAGGTATACTGGATGCTGAGATGGAGGCCAag GCTCATGAACAGCTCCAAGCAGACGTTCTCAGGTATAAAGCCAAAATAGAGGACTTGGAGAAGGAGCTCACCCTAAAGGGACAG GACTCCAAATGGGTAGAAGAAAAGCAGCTGTTCTTACGAAGGAACCAGGAGTTATTGGAAAAG GTGGAGAAGATGGAGGCAGAGTGCAGTCGGGCTCAGCAGGAGCTTCAAGACTCCAAAGACCAGAACGAGCTCTTAGAGTTCAGGATACTGGAGCTTGAA GAACGTGAGAGGAGGTCCCCTCCATTTAATCACTTACGGATGCATCCCTTCTCTGAAGGTGTCAGCGCTCTACAAATCTACTGCATGAAGGAAGGGGTCAAG GATGTATGCATACCAGATCTCATCAAACTTCTGGATATCCTCGGTGACAACGGG AATTTAAGAAACGAGGAGCAGGTGGCCATTATTCAAGCCAGCACTGTGTTGTCATTGGCAGAAAAG TGGATCCAGCAGATTGAGGGGACAGAGGCGGCGCTGCACCAGAAGATGATGGACCTGGAGATAGAGATG gaaatgttctgtaaacaaaaagGATACCTAGAAGAAGAGCTGGACTACAGGAAACAGGCCCTGGACCAGGCCTACATG CAAATCCAGGAGTTGGAAGCAACATTGTACAATGCCCTGCAGCAAGACaag GTGATAAAGTACGGTGAACCTCTGGATGAGCTCCAAAGGGATGAGCTGCGTACGGCAGTGGAGAAGCTCCGGAGGCAGATGCTGAGGAAGAGTCGAGAATACGACTGTCAGATCCTCCAGGAGAGGATGGAGCTGCTGCACCAGGCTCACCAG AGAATTCGTGACCTTGAAGATAAGACAGAAATCCAGAGGAGGCAGATTAAAGATCTGGAGGAGAAG tttttgtttctgttcttgTTCTTTTCTCTCGCTTTTATCCTTTGGCCTTGA